One genomic region from Prionailurus bengalensis isolate Pbe53 chromosome C1, Fcat_Pben_1.1_paternal_pri, whole genome shotgun sequence encodes:
- the LAPTM5 gene encoding lysosomal-associated transmembrane protein 5 — protein sequence MAPRTAAVRQTCCCFNVRIATTALAIYHVIMSVLLFIEHSVEVAHGKASCKVWQNGYLRLANLVSSFLLITMLFVISLSLLIGVVKNREKYLLPFLSLQIMDFLLCLLTLLGSYIELPSYLKFASRSSRVGAPKVPLMTLQLLDFCLSVLTLCSSYMEVPTYLNFKAMNHMNYLPSQEGMAHSQFIKMMIIFSIAFITVLILKVYMFKCVWRCYKFMKYMNSAEERSGSKMLQKAVLPSYEEAVSLPYKTPDGDPAPPPYSEV from the exons ATGGCCCCCCGCACGGCTGCCGTCCGCCAGACCTGCTGCTGCTTCAATGTCCGCATCGCCACCACCGCCCTGGCCATCTACCATGTG ATCATGAGTGTTTTGCTGTTCATCGAGCACTCCGTGGAAGTGGCCCACGGCAAGGCCTCCTGCAAGGTCTGGCAGAACGGCTACCTCAGGCTCG CCAACCTGGTCTCCAGTTTCCTGCTCATCACCATGCTCTTTGTCATCAGCTTGAGTCTGCTGATCGGAGTGGTCAAG AACCGGGAGAAGTACCTGCTGCCCTTCCTGTCCCTGCAAATCATGgacttcctcctctgcttgctcactCTGCTGGGCTCCTACATCGAGCTGCCCTCCTACCTCAAGTTTGCCTCCCGGAGCAGCAGGGTT GGCGCCCCCAAGGTCCCCCTGATGACCCTGCAGTTGCTGGATTTCTGCCTGAGCGTCCTGACACTCTGCAGCTCCTACATGGAAGTACCCACCTATCTCAACTTCAAGGCCATGAACCACATG AACTATCTCCCCAGCCAGGAGGGTATGGCTCACAGCCAGTTCATCAAGATGATGATCATTTTCTCCATCGCCTTCATCACTGTCCTCATCCTGAAG GTCTACATGTTCAAGTGCGTGTGGAGATGCTACAAGTTCATGAAGTACATGAACTCAGCCGAGGAGAGGAGCGGCTCCAAGATGCTCCAGAAG GCGGTCCTGCCGTCCTATGAGGAAGCCGTGTCTCTGCCATACAAGACCCCGGACGGGGACCCCGCACCACCCCCCTACTCGGAGGTGTGA